aataataataataataataataaagctaACCGCGAGAGCTCTATCATTTTAATAGCTAACGGAGTACAATAGTTAGATGTactctttccaaaaaaaaagggttagAGATACATACATATTATACCTGATTCACCTCACTGTCATAAAACTTGTTGCAAAAGTTGGCAATAGATCTGCGGCTCACTTGTCTTGTTTCTCTTAAATCCAACTCAGCACAAATATAAggtggagtaattaattaagaacCTCTATATTATCATCCTGCTCTCAGAAATAATGTATGAGAGGAGCTAGTAATTAAGCAGGCTAGATCCCATCTCATGCGTATGCATGATGCCATGACAATGCAAGCGGGCTCCATCAAAACAGAAAGTGGATAATTGATGAGCTTACTTTTACTAATTTGTTGGTCGCAACAATATTGCAAGTAGCCGCATATTGATTAATCAAGAGCATTTTGCACCATTAGTCGTTGGATGGGTGGACTATTTATACTGGACCTGCAGAAGTCTCCATCCTTGCATCACACGTACACATCTATCCATCGATCCAGTCCGccccgcagcagcagcagatagctagctagctagcaaacaATGGCGGCGGATCATGAATTGCGAGCTGCAGcagtggtgatggtggtggtggtggtgctgggcATGGTGTCGACGTCGTCGGCGCACGTGTTCGTGGGGGCGTACAACACGACGTGCCCGAACGCGGAGGACATCGTGTACAAGGAGATGACCAGCATCCTCGCCAagtcgccggagctcgccgggcCGGTGCTGAGGCTCTTCTCCGTGGACTGCTTCGTGGGCGGCTGCGAGGGGTCCATCCTGCTGGACTCGACGCCGGGGAACAAGGCGGAGAAGGACTCGCCGCTGAACAAGGGAGTGAAAGGGTACGAGGTGGTGGACGCCATCAAGgccaagctcgacgccgcctgcCCCGGCatcgtctcctgcgccgacaccctcgccctcgccgcccgcgACGTCGTGCGCCTGGTAACTAACTAATCATTAGGATCGAGTTCTTGTACGTCATCATGATTCATGAACCAGCAGTAACTAATGCAAATATATATGCCATGCCTGAACAGACGAAAGGGCCGTACATCCCACTTCCGACAGGTCGGAGAGATGGCAACAGCTCTAACGCCGCCGATGTGGCCGCCAACTCTCCTGCCCCCGGCGCCACCGTCAACGACCTCCTCACCATCTTCGCCAAGTTCAACTTCACCGCCAAGGATCTTGCCGTCCTCTCAGGTACATACGCACACACTCTATACATATGTACGTTCCGTAATTTAGTCCTATCAGATGTACTGTATGTTTAATTTACACTAAGGCGCTGTTCTATTCTTCAGCTTTCTtattttccgttagcacgctttttaaTGGTGTGTTATtttaaaagtttctatatagaagttatttaaaataaataaataaatccattttttttaatttataacagTTAATACTTagttaatcatatgctaataatgtttct
The window above is part of the Oryza sativa Japonica Group chromosome 7, ASM3414082v1 genome. Proteins encoded here:
- the LOC4342187 gene encoding peroxidase 1-like, which gives rise to MAADHELRAAAVVMVVVVVLGMVSTSSAHVFVGAYNTTCPNAEDIVYKEMTSILAKSPELAGPVLRLFSVDCFVGGCEGSILLDSTPGNKAEKDSPLNKGVKGYEVVDAIKAKLDAACPGIVSCADTLALAARDVVRLTKGPYIPLPTGRRDGNSSNAADVAANSPAPGATVNDLLTIFAKFNFTAKDLAVLSGAHTIGKAHCSAFSTRLYSNSSSNGGPTLDANYTTALRGQCKVGDVDTLVDLDPPTPTTFDTDYYKQVAAQRGLLATDAALLLNADTKAYVLRQANATSDDEFFADFIVSFVNMSKIGVLTHSHGEIRHKCSAVNPPSPPSSAAASMLATSLAGSLLFLLAGVLVLLF